The following proteins are co-located in the Pseudomonas cavernae genome:
- a CDS encoding DUF1329 domain-containing protein, whose protein sequence is MLRSFAVLLLALSAAQVQAKVDNQQASRLDQDLTPLGGERAGNAAGSIPAWDGGLAAPIAGYQAGKHHPDPYAGDAVLYRVSAANLEQYRALLPPGLQTLLKSHPDYSLRVMPSHRSAAAPPRIYAATRFNAVNAELISGGNGVQGAAAGIPFPLPQSGQEAIWNHVMRYRGEQIHLVTNQAAVLASGDYNLLKLERDIYFLYGRDGIAPKDLDNTLFYYKYKVAAPAKLAGSALVVQETLDQVLSIRKAWRFNRGERRVRRLPMLAFDTLQPDTNGMATADMVDSYNGAPDRYDWTLVGKQEMLVPYNSYAVHQQGIAYNKILQRHSINPELLRYELHRVWVVEAQLRTGFSHPYAKRRFYLDEDSWQILAVDLYDKHGELIGLQESHPISYYDMPMFGSTLETIYDFAGGRYFADGLDNNEPMYDFQAPLGPRDFTPQALRREGN, encoded by the coding sequence GTGTTGAGAAGTTTCGCAGTTCTGCTGCTGGCGCTGAGCGCGGCGCAGGTTCAGGCCAAGGTCGATAACCAGCAGGCCAGCCGCCTCGATCAGGACCTCACCCCGCTGGGCGGCGAGCGCGCCGGCAATGCCGCCGGCAGCATTCCCGCCTGGGACGGCGGTCTGGCCGCGCCGATCGCGGGTTACCAGGCGGGCAAGCACCACCCCGATCCCTACGCCGGCGATGCCGTGCTGTACCGGGTCAGCGCCGCCAATCTGGAGCAGTACCGGGCGCTGCTGCCGCCGGGCCTGCAGACCCTGCTGAAGAGCCATCCCGACTACTCCCTGCGGGTCATGCCCAGCCATCGCAGCGCCGCGGCGCCGCCGCGCATCTATGCCGCCACCCGCTTCAATGCCGTCAACGCCGAGCTGATCTCCGGCGGCAACGGCGTGCAGGGCGCCGCCGCCGGGATTCCCTTCCCGCTGCCGCAGAGCGGCCAGGAGGCGATCTGGAACCACGTCATGCGCTACCGCGGCGAGCAGATTCACCTGGTCACCAACCAGGCGGCGGTGCTCGCCAGCGGCGACTACAACCTGCTCAAGCTCGAGCGCGACATCTATTTCCTCTACGGCCGCGACGGCATAGCGCCGAAGGACCTGGACAACACCCTGTTCTATTACAAGTACAAGGTGGCGGCGCCGGCAAAGCTCGCCGGCTCGGCGCTGGTGGTGCAGGAGACCCTCGACCAGGTGCTGTCGATCCGCAAGGCCTGGCGCTTCAACCGTGGCGAGCGGCGCGTGCGTCGTCTGCCGATGCTGGCCTTCGACACCCTGCAGCCGGACACCAACGGCATGGCCACCGCCGACATGGTCGATTCCTACAACGGCGCGCCGGATCGTTACGACTGGACGCTGGTCGGCAAGCAGGAAATGCTGGTGCCCTACAACAGCTATGCGGTGCACCAACAGGGCATCGCCTACAATAAGATCCTTCAGCGCCACAGCATCAACCCCGAGCTGCTGCGCTACGAGTTGCACCGCGTCTGGGTGGTCGAGGCGCAGCTGCGCACCGGCTTCAGCCATCCCTATGCCAAGCGGCGTTTCTATCTGGACGAGGACAGTTGGCAGATTCTCGCCGTCGATCTCTACGACAAGCACGGCGAGCTGATCGGCCTGCAGGAAAGCCATCCGATCAGCTACTACGACATGCCGATGTTCGGCAGCACCCTGGAGACCATCTACGACTTCGCGGGTGGCCGCTACTTCGCCGATGGCCTCGACAACAACGAGCCGATGTACGACTTCCAGGCCCCGCTCGGCCCGCGCGACTTCACCCCGCAGGCGCTGCGCCGGGAAGGCAACTGA
- a CDS encoding DUF3392 domain-containing protein, with amino-acid sequence MDLLLDLIATLSRWSRGHLSDIALAIMATLLVLFGPGINAWLQQRIGGLNFIFRTLLFVLLCAVGYGLAMIFLTPWLAKGLGYFNNYTLAPVLLLVFFMIGVIADRN; translated from the coding sequence ATGGACCTGCTACTCGACCTGATCGCCACCCTGTCGCGCTGGAGCCGCGGCCATCTGTCCGACATCGCCCTGGCGATCATGGCCACCCTGCTGGTGCTGTTCGGCCCCGGCATCAACGCCTGGCTGCAGCAACGCATCGGCGGCCTCAACTTCATCTTCCGCACCCTGCTGTTCGTGCTGCTCTGCGCGGTCGGCTACGGCCTGGCGATGATCTTCCTCACCCCCTGGCTGGCCAAGGGCCTGGGCTATTTTAATAACTACACCCTGGCGCCGGTGCTGCTACTGGTCTTCTTCATGATCGGCGTGATCGCCGACCGTAATTAG
- the hemW gene encoding radical SAM family heme chaperone HemW, protein MNTLTSSPDATLQQDAQGFRLPPLALYIHIPWCVRKCPYCDFNSHAAGPELPEAAYVDALLADLDQDLAQVHGRELTSIFFGGGTPSLFSAEALGRLLEGVEQRIRFAADIEITLEANPGTFEQAKFSAYRRLGINRLSIGIQSFQEAQLKALGRIHDGAEAIRAADMARAAGFDNFNLDLMHGLPGQTVEDALADLCTAIAQVPTHLSWYQLTLEPNTVFWNQPPALPEDDILWDIQEAGQALLAEHGYAQYEVSAYAQAGRQARHNLNYWSFGDFLGIGAGAHAKLSSPDGQIRRSWKTRLPKDYLDPGKRFQAGERLLGTEELPFEFLMNVLRLSDGAPAPLFTERTGLPLASLAGARREAEQRGLLQADPQRLVATAKGQLFLNDLLQLFLS, encoded by the coding sequence ATGAACACGCTCACCAGCTCGCCGGACGCGACGCTTCAGCAGGACGCCCAGGGTTTTCGGCTGCCGCCGCTGGCGCTGTACATCCACATCCCCTGGTGCGTGCGCAAATGCCCGTACTGCGACTTCAACTCCCACGCCGCCGGCCCCGAGCTGCCGGAGGCCGCCTACGTCGACGCCCTGCTCGCCGATCTCGACCAGGATCTGGCCCAGGTCCACGGCCGTGAATTGACCTCGATCTTCTTCGGCGGCGGCACCCCCAGCCTGTTCAGCGCCGAAGCCCTCGGCCGTCTGCTGGAGGGCGTCGAGCAGCGGATACGCTTCGCCGCCGACATCGAGATCACCCTGGAGGCCAACCCCGGCACCTTCGAGCAGGCCAAGTTCAGCGCCTATCGCCGGCTCGGCATCAATCGCCTGTCGATCGGCATCCAGAGTTTCCAGGAAGCCCAACTCAAGGCGCTCGGGCGCATCCACGACGGCGCCGAGGCGATCCGCGCCGCCGACATGGCGCGCGCCGCCGGCTTCGACAACTTCAACCTCGACCTGATGCACGGCCTGCCCGGACAGACGGTCGAAGACGCCCTGGCCGACCTGTGCACCGCCATCGCCCAAGTGCCGACCCACCTGTCCTGGTACCAGCTGACCCTGGAGCCGAACACGGTGTTCTGGAACCAGCCGCCGGCGTTGCCGGAGGACGACATCCTCTGGGACATCCAGGAGGCCGGCCAGGCCCTGCTCGCCGAACACGGCTACGCCCAGTACGAGGTCTCGGCCTACGCCCAGGCCGGCCGCCAGGCACGACACAACCTCAACTACTGGAGCTTCGGCGACTTCCTCGGCATCGGCGCCGGCGCCCACGCCAAGCTGAGTAGCCCGGACGGACAGATCCGCCGCAGTTGGAAGACCCGCCTGCCGAAGGACTACCTCGACCCGGGCAAGCGCTTCCAGGCCGGCGAACGCCTGCTCGGCACGGAAGAGCTGCCGTTCGAATTTCTCATGAATGTGCTGCGCCTCAGCGACGGCGCACCGGCGCCGCTGTTCACTGAGCGCACCGGCCTGCCGCTGGCGTCACTGGCCGGCGCGCGCCGCGAGGCCGAACAGCGCGGCCTGCTGCAGGCCGACCCGCAGCGCCTGGTCGCCACCGCCAAGGGTCAGCTGTTTCTCAACGATCTGTTGCAACTCTTTTTGAGCTAA
- the rdgB gene encoding RdgB/HAM1 family non-canonical purine NTP pyrophosphatase, translated as MIPFTQLVLASHNAGKLKELQAMLGDAIRVRSVAEFSDHEPEETGLSFVENAILKARHAARVSGLPALADDSGLAVDHLGGAPGIYSARYADGQGDAANNAKLLEALRDVPDAERGAQFVCALALLRHADDPLPILCEGLWHGRILPAARGEHGFGYDPLFWVPERDCSSAELSPAEKNQLSHRARAMAQLKQRLGL; from the coding sequence ATGATCCCGTTCACCCAACTGGTGCTGGCCAGCCACAACGCCGGCAAACTGAAAGAACTGCAAGCCATGCTCGGCGATGCCATCCGCGTGCGCTCGGTCGCCGAGTTCAGCGACCACGAGCCGGAAGAAACCGGTCTCTCCTTCGTCGAAAACGCCATCCTCAAGGCCCGCCATGCCGCGCGGGTGTCCGGCCTGCCGGCGCTGGCCGACGACTCCGGGCTGGCGGTGGACCATCTCGGCGGCGCCCCCGGCATCTACTCGGCGCGTTACGCCGATGGCCAGGGCGATGCGGCCAACAACGCCAAGCTGCTCGAAGCCTTGCGGGACGTGCCGGATGCCGAGCGCGGCGCCCAGTTCGTCTGCGCCCTGGCCCTGCTGCGACATGCCGACGACCCCCTGCCGATCCTCTGCGAAGGCCTCTGGCACGGGCGCATCCTGCCTGCCGCGCGCGGCGAGCACGGCTTCGGCTACGACCCGCTGTTCTGGGTGCCCGAACGCGACTGTTCGAGCGCCGAGCTGAGCCCCGCCGAGAAGAACCAGCTGAGCCACCGCGCCCGCGCCATGGCGCAGCTCAAGCAGCGGCTGGGGTTATGA
- a CDS encoding DUF4426 domain-containing protein, whose amino-acid sequence MRRFALFLCALCLALPALAERKQSFGDLDVHYSAFNSSFLQPEIASATGLTRGKNQGVLNIAVLKAGRASTATVSGAVTDLLGKARPLSFKQVTEGGAIYYLAQFPFDQQEVLRFNVKVQVGDGATNSLDFSQEFFPDP is encoded by the coding sequence ATGCGTCGCTTCGCCCTGTTCCTCTGCGCCCTGTGCCTGGCCCTGCCGGCCCTGGCCGAGCGCAAGCAAAGCTTCGGCGATCTGGATGTGCATTACAGCGCCTTCAACTCCAGCTTCCTGCAGCCGGAGATCGCCAGCGCCACCGGCCTGACCCGCGGCAAGAATCAGGGCGTGCTCAACATCGCCGTGCTCAAGGCCGGCAGGGCCAGTACCGCGACGGTCAGCGGCGCGGTCACCGACCTGCTCGGCAAGGCGCGGCCGCTGAGCTTCAAGCAGGTCACCGAAGGCGGCGCCATCTACTACCTGGCGCAGTTCCCCTTCGACCAGCAGGAAGTGCTGCGTTTCAACGTCAAGGTGCAGGTCGGCGACGGCGCGACCAACAGCCTCGACTTCAGCCAGGAATTTTTCCCCGACCCATGA
- the metW gene encoding methionine biosynthesis protein MetW has protein sequence MRADLEIIQDWIPAGSRVLDLGCGNGELLAWLREHKQVTGYGLEIDPANIAQCIDKGVNVIEQNLDEGLGNFASNSFDVVVMTQALQAVHYPDRILEEMLRVGKTCIITFPNFGHWRCRWYLARNGRMPVSEFLPYTWYNTPNIHFCTFKDFEALCRERQVRVLERLAVDQQHRDGLASRLWPNLLGEIGIYRVSGPGVLDHRIAV, from the coding sequence ATGCGTGCCGATCTGGAAATCATCCAAGACTGGATCCCCGCCGGCAGCCGCGTGCTCGACCTCGGCTGCGGCAACGGCGAACTGCTGGCCTGGCTGCGCGAGCACAAGCAGGTCACGGGCTACGGCCTGGAAATCGACCCGGCCAACATCGCCCAGTGCATCGACAAGGGCGTCAACGTCATCGAGCAGAACCTCGACGAGGGCCTCGGCAACTTCGCCAGCAACAGCTTCGACGTGGTGGTGATGACCCAGGCCCTGCAGGCCGTGCACTACCCGGACCGGATCCTCGAAGAGATGCTGCGGGTCGGCAAGACCTGCATCATCACCTTCCCCAACTTCGGCCACTGGCGCTGCCGCTGGTACCTGGCGCGCAACGGGCGGATGCCGGTGTCGGAGTTCCTGCCCTACACCTGGTACAACACGCCGAACATCCACTTCTGCACCTTCAAGGACTTCGAGGCGCTGTGCCGCGAACGCCAGGTGCGGGTGCTCGAGCGCCTGGCGGTCGACCAGCAGCACCGCGACGGCTTGGCCAGCCGGCTTTGGCCTAATCTGTTAGGTGAGATCGGCATCTATCGCGTCAGCGGTCCCGGCGTGCTGGATCACCGCATCGCCGTCTGA